A genomic window from Flintibacter sp. KGMB00164 includes:
- the pknB gene encoding Stk1 family PASTA domain-containing Ser/Thr kinase has product MDQYIGKLLDNRYEILELIGVGGMARVYKARCHRLNRLVALKILRDDLAQDAELRRRFHDESQAVAMLSHPNIVAVYDVSRSSDIEYIVMELIDGITLKQYMQKKGNKLNWREALHFITQIVKALGHAHSRGIIHRDIKPHNIMVLRDGSVKVADFGIARVTSGGHSTLTQEALGSVHYISPEQARGSHIDERSDLYSAGVVLYEMITGRLPFEGDTPVSVAIQHINSIPLSPREIDPTIPEALEAITMKAMAPNPDNRYPSADAMLADLEEFRKNPNINFDFSPNDFHPEEEEDVDRTQIHTVPPRTSSGRRETPVSRPERQDRRARRIEEEEEDEEEERRGPNWPVIGAVAAILVFVAALVFIMFSTVFSGSFQGGNTKRVPTVTGLLYSEASVDTNLLGDFTLEIVQEKESDKPTGTILSQDPTANSAITADTGTVIQVVVSTGQSDEVLMPDLADKDYVTASAQLKALAKENGMTLNIDFSSRTEYSDEIEKDHVISTIPEKDSVLSDGDTVVLVVSLGKETQQVDMPGLLGQTEDMARKMLTSKGLDVGSVEHEYSNDYPKGQVCFQSVNEGTKVDQGTAINIIISDGPDPNTQPIPTEVTKTVSFTLPDAGAVVNVDVYDSQGNKVHSGTYDTNLEGGFQLDLKGTGKQVYTVYIDGAKAYDQTVDFDS; this is encoded by the coding sequence ATGGATCAGTACATCGGTAAATTACTCGACAATCGATATGAAATCCTGGAGCTCATCGGCGTGGGCGGTATGGCCCGGGTCTATAAGGCCCGCTGCCATCGGCTCAACCGTCTGGTGGCCCTGAAGATCCTGCGGGACGATCTGGCCCAGGACGCAGAGCTGCGCCGCCGTTTCCACGATGAGTCTCAGGCTGTTGCCATGCTGTCTCACCCCAACATTGTGGCCGTGTACGACGTCAGCCGCTCCTCCGATATCGAGTACATCGTCATGGAGCTCATCGACGGCATCACCCTAAAGCAGTACATGCAGAAGAAGGGGAACAAGCTCAACTGGCGGGAGGCCCTGCACTTCATCACCCAGATCGTCAAGGCGCTGGGGCACGCCCACAGCCGCGGCATCATCCACCGGGACATCAAACCCCATAACATCATGGTGCTCCGGGACGGCAGCGTGAAGGTGGCCGACTTCGGCATTGCCCGGGTGACCTCCGGAGGGCACAGCACCCTCACCCAGGAGGCTCTGGGATCGGTACACTACATTTCTCCTGAGCAGGCCAGGGGCAGCCACATTGACGAGCGCTCCGATTTGTACTCTGCCGGTGTGGTCCTCTATGAGATGATTACCGGCCGCCTGCCCTTTGAGGGGGATACCCCTGTCTCGGTGGCCATCCAGCATATCAATTCCATTCCGCTCTCCCCCCGGGAGATCGATCCCACCATTCCCGAGGCGCTGGAGGCCATCACCATGAAGGCCATGGCCCCCAACCCGGACAACCGTTACCCCTCCGCCGACGCCATGTTGGCCGATTTGGAGGAGTTCCGGAAAAACCCCAATATCAACTTTGATTTCAGCCCCAACGACTTCCACCCCGAAGAGGAGGAGGACGTGGACCGCACTCAGATCCACACCGTTCCTCCCCGTACCTCCAGTGGGCGCAGAGAGACGCCTGTCTCCAGACCGGAGCGTCAGGATCGGCGAGCCCGCCGCATTGAGGAAGAGGAGGAAGATGAAGAGGAGGAGCGCCGCGGCCCCAACTGGCCGGTGATCGGCGCAGTGGCTGCCATTCTGGTGTTTGTAGCCGCTCTGGTCTTCATCATGTTCTCCACGGTCTTTTCCGGCAGCTTCCAAGGTGGGAACACCAAGCGGGTACCTACGGTGACCGGCCTTCTGTACAGTGAGGCTTCCGTGGATACCAATCTGCTGGGCGACTTTACCCTGGAGATCGTGCAGGAGAAGGAGAGCGACAAGCCTACGGGCACCATCCTCTCTCAGGATCCTACTGCCAACAGTGCGATTACTGCGGATACCGGTACGGTCATTCAGGTGGTGGTCAGCACCGGACAGAGCGATGAAGTGCTCATGCCCGATCTGGCGGACAAAGACTACGTCACCGCCAGTGCGCAGCTAAAGGCGTTGGCCAAAGAGAACGGTATGACCCTGAACATCGACTTCAGCTCCAGAACGGAGTATAGCGATGAGATCGAGAAGGATCACGTGATCTCTACCATTCCTGAGAAGGACTCTGTCCTCTCAGACGGAGATACTGTTGTTCTGGTGGTCAGCTTGGGCAAGGAGACACAGCAGGTGGATATGCCCGGGCTGCTGGGACAAACGGAGGATATGGCCCGAAAGATGCTGACCAGCAAGGGCCTGGATGTTGGAAGTGTGGAGCACGAGTACAGCAACGATTACCCCAAGGGCCAGGTGTGCTTCCAGTCGGTGAACGAGGGCACCAAGGTGGACCAGGGCACGGCCATCAACATCATCATTAGCGACGGTCCCGACCCCAACACCCAGCCGATTCCCACCGAGGTCACCAAGACGGTCAGCTTCACCCTGCCGGACGCCGGTGCTGTGGTCAACGTGGATGTCTACGATTCCCAGGGCAACAAGGTCCACAGCGGGACCTATGATACCAACCTGGAGGGCGGCTTCCAGCTGGACCTGAAGGGGACCGGCAAGCAGGTGTACACCGTGTATATCGATGGCGCCAAGGCATACGACCAGACCGTGGACTTTGACAGCTGA
- the rlmN gene encoding 23S rRNA (adenine(2503)-C(2))-methyltransferase RlmN yields MTLEELTAWLKSQGEPGFRAKQIFRWIYRGVTSFDEMTDLSKSLREKLKETCFLTVPKVARKQVSQLDGTIKYLWELGDGNCIETVLMRYKHGNTVCVSSQVGCRMGCAFCASTLAGKVRNLTPAEMVDQVLFTQLDSGAPISNIVLMGIGEPLDNYDTVMKFLTLVNHPEGLNIGMRHISLSTCGLVDQIDKLAQRGLQLTLSVSLHAPDDETRSKIMPVNRAVGVERLMDTCRRYFETTGRRISYEYAMIDGVNDSDRQADLLAGLLKGMPGHVNLIPLNDVEESPLKPSRRVAAFQKRLESHGVTVTVRRRLGSDIDASCGQLRRKAMGEQARERKGGPRAAGRKEDVP; encoded by the coding sequence ATGACCCTGGAGGAGCTGACCGCCTGGCTCAAAAGCCAGGGAGAGCCCGGTTTCCGTGCCAAGCAGATTTTTCGCTGGATCTACCGGGGAGTCACCTCCTTTGACGAGATGACCGACCTGTCCAAATCGCTGCGGGAAAAGCTGAAGGAGACCTGTTTTCTTACCGTGCCCAAGGTGGCACGCAAGCAGGTGTCCCAGCTGGACGGCACCATCAAATATCTCTGGGAGCTGGGGGACGGCAACTGCATTGAGACGGTGCTCATGCGCTATAAGCACGGCAATACCGTCTGCGTCTCCAGCCAGGTGGGTTGCCGCATGGGCTGCGCTTTCTGCGCCTCCACGCTGGCAGGCAAGGTGCGAAACCTTACCCCCGCTGAGATGGTGGACCAGGTGCTCTTCACCCAGCTGGACAGCGGGGCGCCCATCTCCAACATTGTGCTCATGGGCATCGGCGAGCCTCTGGACAACTATGACACGGTGATGAAGTTCCTCACCCTGGTCAACCACCCCGAGGGATTGAACATCGGCATGCGCCACATCTCCCTGTCCACCTGCGGATTAGTAGATCAAATTGACAAATTGGCCCAACGTGGGTTACAATTAACGTTGTCTGTCTCCCTGCATGCTCCCGATGACGAGACCCGGTCCAAAATTATGCCGGTGAACCGCGCGGTGGGAGTGGAGCGGCTGATGGACACCTGCCGCCGGTACTTTGAAACCACCGGGCGGCGGATCTCCTATGAGTACGCCATGATCGACGGGGTCAACGACTCCGACCGCCAGGCCGACCTGCTGGCCGGTCTGCTGAAGGGGATGCCGGGGCATGTGAACCTCATCCCTCTCAACGACGTGGAGGAGAGTCCCCTGAAGCCAAGCCGCCGGGTAGCAGCGTTTCAGAAACGTCTGGAGAGCCACGGCGTCACCGTCACGGTCCGCCGCCGGCTGGGCAGCGACATCGACGCCTCCTGCGGACAGCTGCGGCGTAAGGCTATGGGGGAGCAAGCAAGAGAACGTAAGGGCGGCCCCAGGGCCGCCGGAAGAAAGGAAGATGTGCCATGA
- the fmt gene encoding methionyl-tRNA formyltransferase, whose translation MRIVFMGTPDFAVPSLEALVAAGHEVCGVFCQPDKPVGRHQNKLQPPAVKVCAQSHDIPVFQPTKLRDGTALAQLQELNPELIVVAAYGRILPDDILALPPKGCINVHSSLLPKYRGAAPINWAVVNGDKETGVTIMHMATELDAGDIIDQAKTPIDPDENVEAVHDRLAQLGGELLVKVVADIAAGTAKRTPQDHSQATLAPMLSRALSPIDWSRSAKEIHNQVRGLTPWPATSTDILGDTIKVFAVEEPGIETGKAPGTVIAANKAGIDVACGDGKVIRLTEIQAPGSRRMSAANYLAGHPVTVG comes from the coding sequence ATGAGAATCGTCTTTATGGGCACCCCCGACTTTGCCGTTCCCTCCCTGGAGGCCCTGGTGGCGGCGGGACACGAGGTGTGCGGGGTGTTCTGTCAGCCTGATAAGCCGGTGGGACGGCACCAGAATAAGCTCCAGCCCCCGGCGGTGAAGGTGTGCGCCCAGAGCCACGACATTCCCGTTTTCCAGCCCACCAAGCTGCGGGACGGTACCGCTCTGGCTCAGCTCCAGGAGCTCAATCCGGAACTCATCGTGGTGGCGGCCTATGGACGCATTCTTCCCGATGACATTCTGGCCCTGCCTCCCAAGGGATGTATCAACGTCCATTCGTCCCTGCTGCCCAAGTACCGTGGGGCTGCCCCCATCAACTGGGCGGTGGTGAACGGGGACAAGGAGACCGGCGTGACCATCATGCATATGGCCACCGAGCTGGATGCGGGGGACATCATCGACCAGGCGAAGACTCCCATCGACCCGGACGAAAATGTAGAGGCGGTCCACGACCGCCTGGCCCAGCTGGGCGGGGAGCTGCTGGTGAAGGTGGTGGCCGACATCGCTGCCGGTACCGCCAAGCGCACCCCCCAGGATCACAGCCAGGCTACCCTGGCACCCATGCTCTCTCGGGCGCTCAGCCCCATCGACTGGAGTCGCAGCGCCAAGGAGATCCACAACCAGGTCCGGGGTCTGACCCCCTGGCCTGCTACCTCCACCGATATTTTGGGGGACACCATCAAGGTGTTCGCCGTGGAGGAGCCGGGGATCGAGACCGGCAAGGCTCCCGGTACTGTGATCGCTGCCAATAAGGCGGGAATCGATGTAGCCTGTGGAGATGGCAAGGTAATTCGCTTGACAGAAATCCAGGCTCCCGGTTCCCGGCGGATGTCGGCGGCCAACTATCTGGCCGGACATCCGGTGACGGTAGGCTGA
- the priA gene encoding primosomal protein N', whose protein sequence is MGCVVAKVAVSKAVYAIDKPYDYLVPAALEDRLRPGMRVLVPFGAGNRGSDGIVLALAQQETGGGLKAITAALDEEPVLDRRGLQLALWMRERYFCTVYDAVKAMLPAGLYYALRDCVKLTVDREGAYEAAQGSAAATKLVDMLLAWEGQGELEQIRAGFGPKDPTPAIRYLVEHGAAEIVTSAQRGVGDKTEKLAVLAMPSEEAMALVTPRRKTAPLRYSVTELLCQLGAASAKELCYFTGASSATIKSLAKSGILTLEQQEVFRRVQLDDVPPKPMPQLNEEQQAALEGLDRLCREEKPAVALLYGVTGSGKTQVYIRLIQQVLERGGSALVLVPEIALTPQLLRVFAAHFGQEIAVLHSSLPAGERYDEWKRARSGKARVVIGTRSAVFAPLQNLSLLILDEEQEGSYKSENTPRYHARDVAKYRCVQENALLVLGSATPAVETMYSAREGIYHQFTLTQRYNQKALPQVHIVDLKEELREGNGGAISGLLAREIGDNLARGEQTILLLNRRGASRMVSCGECGEVPQCPRCSVKLTYHSANGRLMCHYCGFSQPLPHACPVCGGKLNFIGVGTQRVQEELEERFPGVEVLRMDSDTVTAAHSHEKILEQFRSGKAPILLGTQMVAKGLDFENVTLVGVVLADQSLFVDDFRAGERTFSLLTQVVGRAGRGEKTGRAVIQTFTPDHDVIRFAARQDYEHFYQQEIQLRRLRREPPFRDVFVLTASGPEETGVLRCCVKLRQALERALAGFSQEWELLGPAPAAVAKVNNRYRYRLTLSTKNCRAVRELLGRLIAQAHQDRENRGISVYGDLNPY, encoded by the coding sequence ATGGGGTGCGTCGTGGCCAAGGTCGCCGTATCCAAGGCGGTCTACGCCATCGATAAGCCCTATGACTATCTGGTTCCCGCAGCTTTAGAGGACCGGCTGCGGCCGGGGATGCGGGTGCTGGTCCCCTTTGGGGCAGGCAACCGGGGGTCGGACGGCATCGTGCTGGCGCTGGCTCAGCAGGAGACGGGCGGAGGCTTAAAGGCCATCACCGCCGCCCTGGATGAGGAGCCGGTGCTGGACCGCCGCGGTCTCCAGCTGGCCCTGTGGATGCGGGAGCGGTACTTCTGTACCGTGTACGACGCGGTGAAGGCCATGCTGCCCGCCGGGCTCTACTACGCCCTGCGGGACTGCGTGAAGCTGACCGTGGACCGGGAGGGGGCCTATGAGGCCGCCCAAGGTTCTGCCGCCGCCACAAAACTGGTGGATATGCTTCTGGCCTGGGAAGGCCAGGGGGAGCTGGAGCAGATCCGGGCGGGCTTTGGCCCCAAGGACCCCACTCCGGCCATACGCTATCTGGTGGAGCACGGAGCGGCCGAGATCGTCACCAGCGCCCAGCGGGGCGTAGGGGACAAGACGGAGAAGCTGGCAGTGCTGGCCATGCCCTCGGAGGAGGCCATGGCCCTGGTCACTCCCCGGCGAAAGACTGCACCCCTGCGCTACTCGGTGACCGAGCTGCTCTGTCAGCTGGGTGCGGCCAGCGCTAAGGAATTGTGCTACTTCACCGGAGCCTCCTCGGCCACCATCAAGTCCCTGGCCAAGAGCGGCATCCTCACCTTGGAGCAGCAGGAGGTATTCCGCCGGGTCCAGCTGGATGACGTGCCGCCCAAGCCAATGCCCCAGCTCAATGAGGAGCAGCAGGCCGCCCTGGAGGGGCTGGACCGGCTGTGCCGGGAGGAAAAGCCCGCCGTGGCTCTCCTTTACGGGGTAACCGGCAGCGGCAAGACCCAGGTGTACATCCGCCTCATCCAGCAGGTGCTGGAACGGGGGGGAAGCGCCCTGGTTCTGGTGCCTGAGATCGCCCTGACGCCTCAGCTGCTGCGGGTGTTTGCCGCCCACTTTGGACAGGAGATTGCGGTTCTTCACAGCTCTTTGCCCGCCGGAGAGCGGTACGACGAGTGGAAGCGAGCCCGGAGCGGCAAGGCCCGGGTAGTCATCGGAACTCGCTCGGCGGTGTTCGCGCCGCTGCAAAACCTGTCCCTCCTTATATTGGATGAGGAGCAGGAGGGGAGCTACAAGTCGGAGAACACCCCCCGCTACCACGCCCGGGACGTGGCCAAGTACCGCTGTGTCCAGGAGAATGCCCTGCTGGTGCTGGGGTCCGCCACCCCGGCGGTGGAGACCATGTACAGTGCCCGGGAGGGGATTTACCACCAATTTACCCTCACCCAGCGCTACAACCAGAAAGCCCTGCCTCAGGTGCATATCGTGGACCTGAAGGAGGAGCTGCGGGAGGGCAACGGGGGAGCTATCAGCGGCCTGCTGGCCCGGGAGATCGGGGACAACCTGGCCCGTGGGGAGCAGACCATCCTGCTTCTTAACCGCCGGGGAGCCAGCCGCATGGTGTCCTGCGGGGAGTGCGGTGAGGTGCCCCAGTGTCCCCGGTGTTCGGTAAAGCTCACCTACCACTCGGCCAACGGGCGGCTCATGTGCCACTACTGCGGTTTTTCCCAGCCCCTGCCCCACGCCTGTCCCGTCTGCGGCGGGAAGCTCAACTTCATCGGCGTGGGCACCCAGCGGGTGCAGGAGGAACTGGAGGAGCGTTTTCCCGGGGTGGAGGTACTGCGGATGGACTCAGACACCGTCACCGCTGCCCACTCCCACGAGAAAATTCTGGAGCAGTTCCGTTCCGGCAAAGCACCCATCCTGTTGGGCACCCAGATGGTGGCCAAGGGACTGGATTTTGAAAATGTGACCCTGGTGGGCGTGGTTCTGGCCGACCAGTCCCTGTTTGTGGACGACTTCCGGGCAGGGGAGCGGACCTTCTCCCTGCTCACTCAGGTGGTGGGCCGGGCCGGGCGGGGGGAGAAGACGGGCCGGGCGGTGATCCAGACCTTCACCCCCGACCACGACGTCATCCGCTTTGCCGCCCGCCAGGACTACGAGCACTTCTACCAGCAGGAGATCCAGCTGCGCCGCCTGCGCCGTGAGCCCCCCTTCCGGGACGTGTTTGTCCTTACCGCTTCCGGGCCAGAGGAGACAGGGGTGCTGCGGTGCTGCGTGAAGCTGCGCCAGGCTCTGGAGAGAGCCTTAGCTGGATTTTCTCAGGAATGGGAGCTGCTGGGCCCTGCTCCGGCGGCGGTGGCCAAGGTGAATAACCGCTACCGCTACCGGCTGACCCTGTCCACCAAGAACTGCCGCGCGGTGCGGGAGCTGCTGGGGCGGCTCATTGCCCAGGCCCATCAGGACCGGGAGAACCGGGGCATATCTGTTTACGGAGATTTGAACCCCTATTAA
- the gmk gene encoding guanylate kinase translates to MIRKKEKGQLIVLSGPSGVGKSTVIAELLGQRNNIHFSVSYTTRQPRVGEQNGVNYNFVSREEFEGMIQRDELLEYAEYVNNYYGTSLKVIQEKLDAGIDVLLDIEVQGAAKVRSRCPDALFIFIIPPSFEELSRRLHGRHTDSEEVIQGRLEKARQEAKEISKYDYLVINDKVSNAVSEIESILISAECRVENRKSIYEGVFAL, encoded by the coding sequence ATGATCCGAAAGAAAGAGAAGGGACAGCTCATTGTGCTCTCCGGCCCCTCCGGGGTGGGAAAAAGCACGGTGATCGCTGAGCTGCTGGGCCAGCGAAACAACATCCATTTCTCCGTCTCTTACACCACCCGGCAGCCCCGGGTGGGAGAGCAGAACGGAGTGAACTACAACTTCGTCTCCCGAGAGGAGTTTGAGGGCATGATCCAGCGGGATGAGCTGCTGGAGTATGCGGAGTACGTCAATAACTACTACGGCACCTCCTTGAAGGTGATCCAGGAGAAGCTGGACGCCGGCATCGATGTGCTGCTGGACATCGAGGTCCAGGGCGCGGCCAAGGTCCGCTCCCGCTGCCCCGACGCCCTGTTTATTTTCATTATCCCGCCCTCCTTTGAGGAACTCTCCCGCCGTCTTCACGGCCGTCATACCGACAGCGAGGAAGTGATCCAGGGACGGCTGGAGAAGGCCCGCCAGGAGGCGAAGGAAATTTCCAAGTACGACTATCTGGTTATCAACGACAAGGTTTCCAATGCGGTGTCTGAGATCGAGTCCATTCTCATCTCGGCCGAGTGCCGCGTGGAAAACCGGAAATCTATTTATGAAGGAGTTTTTGCGTTATGA
- the def gene encoding peptide deformylase — MAIREILTRGESALTKVCHPVTKFDQKLWDLIDDMKETLAEAGGVGLAAPQVGILRRVVIVINEADEVLELVNPEIVAQQGEQDGLEGCLSVPGLWGFVKRPEWVKVKAQDRFGKEYEAEGTGLTARCFCHELAHLDGHLYTELTDKLYNSEELDELMDEQAQEEME, encoded by the coding sequence ATGGCCATTCGAGAGATTCTGACCCGGGGGGAGAGCGCCCTCACTAAGGTGTGCCACCCTGTAACCAAGTTTGACCAGAAGCTGTGGGACCTGATCGACGATATGAAGGAGACCCTGGCTGAGGCCGGAGGTGTGGGACTGGCTGCCCCTCAGGTGGGCATTCTGCGCCGGGTGGTTATCGTCATCAACGAGGCCGACGAGGTGCTGGAGCTGGTAAACCCCGAGATCGTGGCCCAGCAGGGAGAGCAGGACGGCCTGGAGGGTTGCCTGTCTGTGCCCGGCCTGTGGGGCTTTGTGAAGCGTCCCGAGTGGGTGAAGGTGAAGGCTCAGGACCGCTTCGGCAAGGAGTATGAGGCGGAGGGCACCGGCCTGACTGCCCGCTGCTTCTGCCACGAGTTGGCCCACCTGGACGGCCACCTGTACACCGAGCTCACTGACAAGCTCTACAACAGCGAGGAGCTGGACGAGCTGATGGATGAGCAGGCCCAGGAGGAAATGGAATGA
- the rpoZ gene encoding DNA-directed RNA polymerase subunit omega: MMLYPAMRDLLKKVPSRYQLVNVVASRAREIASEAEIAGEPLDDKPVSIAIQEVADGKLDERLEQVG, translated from the coding sequence ATGATGCTCTATCCTGCTATGAGAGACCTGCTTAAGAAGGTGCCCAGCCGTTATCAGCTGGTGAATGTGGTGGCCAGCCGTGCCCGCGAGATCGCCAGCGAGGCGGAGATCGCCGGAGAGCCTCTGGACGATAAGCCGGTGAGCATTGCCATCCAGGAGGTGGCTGACGGCAAGCTGGACGAGCGGCTGGAGCAGGTGGGCTGA
- the rsmB gene encoding 16S rRNA (cytosine(967)-C(5))-methyltransferase RsmB, which translates to MDAREAALLTLNTCQRQGGWSDGALKKQLAAGGLEGREAALATQLCFGVVQNEMLLDFYISKFSNIPLRRMESKVVQALRLGLYQMLFLTKIPQSAAVNCSVELTRTHCKNPRAPGMVNAILRSLQRNLNQLPTIPQNDLAEYFSILYSHPVWLVEELLPLLGSEGTAEFLQANNSQPPMTAMVNTTKATAQEATELLAEQGVEVTPHPWLENCLILNKTGNLERLDAYGQGFFYVQDPASRLMALASGAAPGMRVLDMCAAPGGKSFAAAIQMDNQGEVISCDLHPHKKKLIQAGADRLGLSIIKPMTADGKVRREEWVSAFDLVLVDAPCSGLGVIRKKPDIRYKDPKPLEDLPQVQQAILENAAGYVKPGGVLMYSTCTILPRENGEIVSAFLEKHPEFVREAFELPGAAGQVEAGEITLWPQVHQTDGFFICKLRKVGEAP; encoded by the coding sequence ATGGACGCACGGGAGGCGGCACTGTTGACGCTGAATACCTGCCAGCGGCAGGGGGGCTGGTCGGACGGCGCGCTGAAAAAGCAGCTGGCCGCCGGGGGACTGGAGGGCCGGGAGGCCGCTCTGGCCACCCAGCTGTGCTTCGGAGTGGTGCAGAACGAGATGCTGCTGGACTTTTATATCTCCAAGTTCTCCAACATCCCCCTGCGGCGCATGGAGAGCAAGGTGGTCCAGGCCCTGCGCCTGGGGCTTTATCAGATGCTGTTTCTCACCAAAATCCCCCAGAGCGCGGCGGTGAACTGCTCGGTGGAGCTCACCCGCACCCACTGCAAGAACCCCAGAGCGCCGGGGATGGTCAACGCCATTCTGCGCAGCTTGCAGCGGAATTTAAACCAGTTGCCGACCATCCCGCAAAATGACCTGGCGGAGTATTTCAGCATCCTGTACAGCCACCCGGTGTGGCTGGTGGAGGAGTTGCTGCCTCTGCTGGGCAGCGAGGGGACAGCGGAGTTTCTCCAGGCTAACAACAGCCAGCCGCCCATGACCGCCATGGTGAACACCACCAAGGCTACCGCCCAGGAGGCAACGGAGCTGCTGGCTGAGCAGGGGGTGGAGGTCACGCCCCACCCCTGGCTGGAGAACTGCCTCATCTTAAATAAGACGGGTAACTTGGAGCGGCTGGATGCCTATGGGCAGGGGTTCTTTTATGTACAGGACCCGGCCTCCCGACTGATGGCTCTGGCTTCCGGCGCCGCGCCCGGGATGCGGGTGCTGGATATGTGCGCCGCGCCCGGCGGCAAGAGTTTTGCCGCCGCCATCCAGATGGACAATCAGGGAGAGGTCATCTCCTGCGATCTCCATCCCCATAAAAAGAAGCTCATTCAGGCCGGAGCCGACCGGCTGGGCCTCAGCATTATCAAGCCTATGACTGCCGACGGCAAGGTGCGGCGGGAGGAGTGGGTGTCCGCCTTTGATCTGGTGCTGGTGGACGCGCCCTGTTCCGGACTGGGGGTCATTCGGAAAAAGCCGGACATCCGCTACAAGGACCCCAAGCCCCTGGAAGACCTGCCCCAGGTCCAGCAGGCGATTTTGGAAAACGCGGCCGGCTATGTAAAGCCGGGCGGAGTGCTGATGTACTCCACCTGTACCATCCTGCCCCGGGAGAACGGGGAGATCGTGTCCGCCTTTTTGGAAAAGCACCCGGAGTTTGTCCGGGAGGCCTTTGAACTGCCCGGAGCGGCGGGGCAGGTGGAGGCAGGGGAGATCACCCTCTGGCCCCAGGTCCACCAAACGGACGGATTCTTCATCTGTAAACTGCGAAAGGTAGGGGAGGCCCCTTGA
- a CDS encoding DUF370 domain-containing protein, with protein MKLINIGFGNMISAGRLIAIVSPESAPIKRMVQEARDRGVLIDATYGRRTRAVLIMDNDHLVLSALQPETVANRAAGEKDNAEEEAE; from the coding sequence ATGAAGCTGATCAACATTGGATTTGGCAATATGATCTCCGCCGGGCGGCTCATCGCCATTGTCAGCCCCGAGTCTGCCCCCATCAAGCGTATGGTCCAGGAGGCCCGGGACCGGGGCGTGCTCATCGACGCCACCTACGGCCGGCGCACCCGGGCGGTGCTCATCATGGACAACGACCACCTGGTCCTCTCCGCTCTGCAGCCAGAGACGGTGGCCAACCGGGCGGCGGGGGAGAAGGACAACGCAGAGGAGGAAGCGGAATGA
- a CDS encoding Stp1/IreP family PP2C-type Ser/Thr phosphatase: MNVWGITDRGVIRTQNQDAFAHQVLPDGRVVALVCDGMGGAKAGNVASSMAVDIFMREFLQDEGRSGLSDRSRMERPAATANEQVFRRAVTEPDCAGMGTTMVAALVEEGQALILNEGDSRAYHLSEEGGIVRVTRDHSLVEDLVERGELTPDQARTHPHKNLITRALGADPELRADLFRQKLNEGDFLLLCSDGLSNVVSEQEILYEVIHGGEACTCCRRLLDIALHRGAPDNVTAVLIQC; encoded by the coding sequence ATGAATGTGTGGGGTATCACCGACCGCGGTGTGATCCGGACACAGAATCAGGACGCCTTTGCCCACCAAGTCCTGCCCGACGGGCGGGTGGTGGCCCTGGTGTGCGACGGCATGGGCGGAGCCAAGGCAGGAAATGTGGCCAGTTCCATGGCGGTGGACATCTTCATGCGGGAATTTTTGCAGGACGAGGGCCGCAGCGGCCTGTCGGACCGCAGCCGGATGGAGCGCCCTGCGGCCACCGCCAATGAACAAGTCTTCCGCCGCGCGGTTACCGAACCCGACTGCGCCGGGATGGGCACCACTATGGTGGCCGCTCTGGTGGAGGAGGGGCAGGCCCTGATCCTCAACGAGGGAGACAGCCGCGCCTACCATCTCTCCGAGGAGGGCGGTATTGTCCGGGTGACCCGTGACCACTCTCTGGTGGAGGATCTGGTGGAGCGAGGCGAGCTGACCCCCGACCAGGCCAGAACCCATCCCCATAAGAATCTCATTACCCGCGCCCTGGGCGCGGACCCTGAGCTGCGGGCCGATCTGTTCCGGCAGAAGCTGAACGAAGGGGACTTTTTGCTGCTGTGCAGCGACGGGCTGAGCAATGTGGTCTCCGAGCAGGAGATTTTGTACGAAGTGATCCACGGAGGCGAGGCATGCACCTGCTGCCGCCGCCTGCTGGATATCGCTTTGCACCGGGGGGCGCCGGACAACGTGACGGCGGTGCTGATCCAGTGCTGA